Proteins co-encoded in one Lynx canadensis isolate LIC74 chromosome C1, mLynCan4.pri.v2, whole genome shotgun sequence genomic window:
- the LRRC8C gene encoding LOW QUALITY PROTEIN: volume-regulated anion channel subunit LRRC8C (The sequence of the model RefSeq protein was modified relative to this genomic sequence to represent the inferred CDS: inserted 8 bases in 8 codons; deleted 2 bases in 2 codons; substituted 1 base at 1 genomic stop codon) produces MIPVTEFRQFSEQQPAFRVLKPWWDVFTDYLSVAMLMIGVFGCTLQVMQDKIICLPKRVQPSQNHSSIXNVSQAVASXTPLPPPKPSPTNPATVEMKGLKTDLDLQQYSFINQMCYERALHWYAKYFPYLVLIHTLVFXLCRNFWFKFPGSSSKXEHFISILGKCFDSPWTTRALSEVSGEDXEEKDNRKNNMSRSNTIQSGPEGSLVNAQSLKSIPEKFVVDKSTAGALDKKEGEQAKALFEKVKKFRLHVEEGDILYAMYVRQTVLKVIKFLIIIAYNSALVSKVQFTVDCNVDIQDMTGYKNFSCNHTMAHLFSKLSFCYLCXVSIYGLTCLYTLYWLFYRSLREYSFEYVRQETGIDDIPDVKNDFAFMLHMIDQYDPLYSKRFAVFLSEVSENKLKQLNLNNEWTPDKLRQKLQTNAHNRLELPLIMLSGLPDTVFEITELQSLKLEIIKNVMIPATIAQLDNLQELSLHQCSVKIHSAALSFLKENLKVLSVKFDDMRELPPWMYGLRNLEELYLVGXLSHDISKNVTLESLRDLKSLKILSIKSNVSKIPQAVVDVSSHLQKMCIHNDGTKLVMLNNLKKMTNLTELELVHCDLERIPHAVFSLLSLQELDLKENNLKSIEEIVSFQHLRKLTVLKLWHNSITYIPEHIKKLTSLERLAFSHNKIEVLPSHLFLCNKIRYLDLSYNDIRFIPPEIGVLQSLQYFSITCNKVESLPDELYFCKXLKTLRLGKTATRTFPEIGNLXFLSYLDVKGNHFEILPPELGDCRALKRAGLVVEDALFETLPSDVREQMKAE; encoded by the exons GTCATGCAAGACAAGATAATCTGCCTTCCAAAGAGGGTTCAGCCTTCTCAGAACCACTCTTCCA TCAATGTCTCTCAGGCAGTTGCCA CCACCCCACTGCCTCCCCCTAAACCATCTCCTACTAACCCTGCCACTGTGGAAATGAAAGGACTAAAGACAGATTTGGACCTTCAGCAGTACAGTTTCATAAACCAGATGTGTTACGAGCGAGCCCTCCACTGGTATGCCAAGTATTTCCCTTACCTTGTGCTCATCCATACCCTGGTCT AGCTCTGCCGCAACTTCTGGTTCAAATTCCCTGGCTCCAGCTCCA TAGAACATTTCATCTCGATCCTGGGTAAGTGTTTTGACTCTCCATGGACCACCCGGGCTTTATCTGAAGTGTCTGGGGAGG TCGAAGAAAAGGACAACAGGAAGAACAACATGAGCAGGTCCAACACCATCCAGTCTGGTCCGGAAGGCAGCCTGGTCAAC GCTCAGTCACTAAAGTCGATTCCCGAGAAGTTTGTGGTCGACAAGTCCACGGCGGGAGCACTGGATAAGAAGGAAGGTGAGCAGGCAAAGGCCTTATTTGAGAAGGTGAAGAAGTTCAGGCTGCATGTAGAAGAAGGTGATATCCTATATGCTATGTATGTTCGCCAGACTGTACTTAAGGTTATAAAGTTCCTGATCATCATTGCCTATAATAGCGCCCTGGTTTCCAAAGTTCAATTTACAGTGGACTGTAACGTTGACATTCAGGACATGACTGGATATAAAAACTTTTCTTGTAATCATACCATGGCCCATCTGTTCTCAAAACTGTCCTTTTGCTATCTGT TTGTGAGTATCTATGGACTGACGTGCCTTTACACCTTATACTGGCTGTTCTATCGTTCTCTCCGGGAATACTCTTTCGAGTATGTCCGGCAGGAGACTGGAATCGATGATATTCCCGATGTGAAAAATGACTTTGCTTTTATGCTTCATATGATAGATCAGTATGACCCTCTGTATTCCAAGAGATTTGCGGTGTTCCTATCTGAAGTGAGCGAGAACAAATTAAAGCAGCTGAACTTAAATAACGAGTGGACTCCTGACAAACTGAGGCAGAAGCTCCAGACGAATGCCCATAACCGGCTAGAATTGCCTCTCATCATGCTCTCTGGCCTTCCAGACACGGTTTTTGAAATCACAGAGTTGCAGTCTTTAAAGCTTGAAATCATTAAGAACGTAATGATACCAGCCACCATCGCACAGCTAGACAATCTCCAAGAGCTCTCGCTGCACCAGTGCTCAGTCAAAATCCACAGTGCAGCGCTCTCTTTCCTGAAGGAAAACCTCAAGGTCTTGAGCGTCAAGTTTGATGACATGAGAGAGCTGCCGCCCTGGATGTATGGGCTCCGGAATCTGGAAGAGCTCTACCTGGTTG CTCTAAGTCACGATATTTCCAAAAATGTCACTCTTGAGTCTCTGCGGGATCTCAAAAGCCTTAAAATTCTCTCTATCAAAAGCAACGTTTCCAAAATCCCTCAGGCCGTGGTGGACGTGTCCAGCCATCTGCAGAAGATGTGCATACACAACGACGGCACCAAGCTGGTGATGCTCAACAATTTAAAGAAGATGACCAATCTGACGGAGCTAGAGCTGGTCCATTGCGACCTGGAGCGCATTCCCCATGCCGTGTTTAGTCTGCTCAGCCTCCAGGAATTGGACctcaaagaaaacaatctgaaatCTATAGAAGAAATCGTTAGCTTCCAGCACTTGAGAAAGTTGACAGTGCTCAAACTGTGGCACAACAGCATCACCTACATCCCGGAGCATATCAAGAAACTCACCAGCCTGGAGCGCCTGGCCTTCAGTCACAACAAAATAGAGGTGCTCCCTTCCCACCTCTTCCTATGCAACAAAATCCGATACTTGGACTTATCCTACAATGACATTCGGTTTATCCCACCTGAA ATCGGAGTTCTACAAAGTTTACAGTACTTTTCCATCACCTGTAACAAAGTGGAGAGCCTTCCGGATGAACTTTACTTCTGCA AACTTAAAACTCTGAGATTGGGAAAAACAGCCACTCGTACTTTCCCCGAAATCGGAAATTTGTAGTTTCTTTCCTACTTAGACGTTAAAGGCAATCACTTTGAAATTCTCCCGCCTGAACTGGGTGACTGCCGGGCTCTGAAGCGAGCTGGGTTAGTTGTCGAAGATGCTCTGTTTGAAACTCTGCCTTCTGACGTCCGGGAACAAATGAAAGCagaataa